In one Balaenoptera musculus isolate JJ_BM4_2016_0621 chromosome 20, mBalMus1.pri.v3, whole genome shotgun sequence genomic region, the following are encoded:
- the LLGL2 gene encoding LLGL scribble cell polarity complex component 2 isoform X1, producing the protein MRRFLRPGHDPARERLKRDLFQFNKTVEHGFPHQPSALGYSPSLRILAIGTRSGAVKLYGAPGVEFMGLHHENNAVVQIHFLPGQCQLVTLLDDNSLHLWSLKVKGGVSELQEDECFTLRGPPGAAPSATQITVVLPHSSCQLLYLGTESGSVFVVQLPAFRVLEDRTISSDAVLQRLPEEVCHRRAFEMVEALQEHPRDPNQILVGYSRGLVVIWDLQGSCVLCHFLSSQQLENVCWQRDGHLIVSCHSDGSYCQWPVSSDTLQPEPLRSCVPYGPFPCKAITKIFWLTTKQGLPFTIFQGGMPRASYGDRHCISVVHNGQQTAFDFTSRVIDFTVLIEANPEAAFDDPYALVVLAEEELVVIDLQTAGWPPVQPPYLASLHCSAITCSHHVSNIPLKLWERIIAAGSRQNTHFSTMEWPIDGGTSLAPAPPQRDLLLTGHEDGTVRFWDASGVCLRLLYKLSTVRVFLTDTDPNESLNAQGEDEWPPLHKVGSFDPYSDDPRLGIQKIFLCKYSGYLAVAGTAGQVLVLELNDEEAEHAVEQVEADLLQDQEGYRWKGHERLCARPGPVHFEPGFQPFVLVQCQPPAVVTSLALHSEWRLVAFGTSHGFGLFDHQQRRQVFVKCTLHPNDQLALEGPLSRVKSLKKSLRQSFRRIRRSRVSSRKRRPAGPPGEVQEGSSRAERTGLQNMELAPVQRKIEARSAEDSFTGFVRTLYFADTYLRDSSRHCPSLWAGTNGGTVYAFALRVPPAERRMDEPVRAEQAKEIQLMHRAPVVGILVLDGHSVPLPEPLEVAHDLSKSPDMQGSHQLLVVSEEQFKVFTLPKVSARLKLKLTALEGSRVRRVSAARFGSCRAEDYGEHHLAVLTNLGDIQVVSLPLLKPQVRYSCIRREDVSGIASCVFTKYGQGFYLISPSEFERFSLSTKWLVEPRCLVDSAETKNHSRLRDKSGPEKALGRARNSGSQSDGEERRSSPMMEHALLNDESVLKEIQSTLEGGRGSCGDWRSQRVAVGYGLSNGGGCS; encoded by the exons ACGGTGGAGCATGGCTTCCCGCACCAGCCCAGCGCCCTCGGCTACAGCCCCTCTCTGCGCATCCTGGCCATCGGCACCCGCTCCGGAGCCGTCAAGCT CTATGGTGCCCCGGGGGTGGAGTTCATGGGCCTGCACCATGAGAACAACGCGGTAGTGCAGATCCACTTCCTGCCTGGCCAG TGCCAGCTGGTCACCCTGCTGGACGACAACAGCCTGCACCTGTGGAGCCTGAAGGTCAAAGGCGGGGTGTCAGAGCTGCAGGAAGATGAGTGTTTCACGCTGCGTGGCCCCCCAGG GGCCGCCCCCAGTGCCACGCAGATCACAGTGGTCCTGCCGCATTCCTCCTGCCAGCTGCTCTACCTGGGCACCGAGAGCGGCAGTGTGTTCGTGGTGCAGCTGCCGGCTTTCCGCGTGCTGGAGGACCGGACGATCAGCTCCGATGCCGTGCTGCAGCG GTTGCCAGAGGAGGTCTGCCACAGGCGGGCATTTGAGATGGTGGAGGCTCTGCAGGAACATCCCCGGGACCCCAACCAGATCCTCGTCGGCTACAGCCGGGGCCTTGTCGTCATCTGGGACCTACAGGGCAGCTGTGTGCTCTGTCATTTCCTCAGCAGCCAG CAACTGGAGAACGTCTGCTGGCAGCGGGACGGGCATCTGATTGTCAGCTGCCATTCTGACGGCAGCTACTGCCAGTGGCCCGTGTCCAGTGACACCCTGCAACCGGAGCCCCTGCGCAGCTGTGTGCCTTACG gcCCCTTTCCTTGCAAAGCTATTACCAAAATCTTCTGGCTGACCACCAAGCAGGG GTTGCCCTTCACCATCTTCCAGGGCGGCATGCCACGGGCCAGCTATGGGGACCGCCACTGCATCTCAGTGGTCCACAACGGCCAGCAGACAGCCTTTGACTTCACCTCCCGTGTCATCGACTTCACTGTCCTCATCGAGGCGAACCCTGAGGCTG CCTTTGATGACCCCTATGCCCTGGTAGTGCTGGCTGAGGAGGAGCTGGTCGTGATTGACCTGCAGACGGCTGGTTGGCCGCCGGTCCAGCCTCCCTACCTGGCCTCCCTGCACTGCTCCGCCATCACCTGCTCCCACCATGTCTCCAACATCCCCCTGAAGCTGTGGGAGCGCATCATCGCTGCCGGCAGCCGGCAGAACACACACTTCTCCACCATG GAGTGGCCCATTGACGGTGGCACCAGcctggccccggccccgccccagaGAGACCTGCTGCTCACGGG GCACGAGGACGGCACAGTGCGGTTCTGGGATGCCTCGGGCGTCTGCTTGCGGCTGCTCTACAAACTCAGCACGGTACGGGTGTTCCTCACCGACACAGACCCCAACGAGAGCCTCAATGCCCAGGGTGAGGACGAGTGGCCCCCCCTCCACAAG GTGGGCTCCTTCGACCCCTACAGTGACGATCCTCGGCTGGGCATCCAGAAGATTTTCCTCTGCAAATACAGTGGCTACCTGGCTGTGGCCGGCACAGCAGGGCAG GTGCTGGTGCTGGAGCTGAATGACGAGGAGGCGGAGCACGCCGTGGAGCAGGTGGAGGCCGACTTGCTGCAGGACCAGGAGGGCTACCGCTGGAAGGGGCACGAGCGCCTGTGTGCCCGCCCAGGGCCCGTGCACTTCGAGCCCGGCTTCCAGCCCTTTGTGTTGGTGCAGTGCCAGCCCCCGGCTGTGGTCACCTCCTTGGCCCTGCACTCCGAGTGGCGGCTTGTGGCCTTCGGCACCAGCCACGGCTTTGGCCTCTTTGACCACCAGCAGCGGCGGCAGGTCTTTGTCAA GTGCACGCTGCACCCCAATGACCAGCTAGCCTTGGAGGGCCCGCTGTCCCGTGTGAAGTCCCTAAAGAAGTCCCTGCGCCAGTCCTTCCGCCGGATACGTCGCAGCCGGGTGTCCAGCAGGAAGCGGCGGCCTGCTGGCCCTCCGGGAGAG GTGCAGGAGGGGAGCAGCAGGGCAGAGAGGACTGGCCTGCAGAACATGGAGCTGGCGCCCGTGCAGCGCAAGATCGAGGCCCGCTCGGCGGAGGACTCCTTCACGGGCTTTGTCCGGACCCTCTACTTCGCTGACACCTACCTGAGGGACA GCTCCCGCCACTGCCCCTCGCTGTGGGCTGGCACCAATGGAGGTACCGTCTACGCCTTTGCCCTGCGCGTGCCCCCGGCCGAGCGGAGAATGGATGAGCCGGTGCGGGCGGAGCAGG CCAAGGAGATCCAGCTGATGCACCGAGCGCCCGTGGTGGGCATCCTGGTGCTGGACGGACACAGCGTGCCCCTTCCCGAGCCCCTGGAAGTGGCCCACGACCTGTCAAAGAGCCCCGACATGCAGGGAAGCCACCAGCTGCTTGTCGTGTCGGAGGAGCAGTTCAAG GTGTTCACGCTGCCCAAGGTCAGCGCCAGGCTGAAGCTGAAGCTGACCGCCCTGGAGGGCTCGCGGGTGCGGCGGGTCAGCGCGGCCCGCTTCGGCAGCTGTCGAGCCGAGGACTACGGGGAGCACCACCTGGCCGTCCTCACCAACCTGGGCGACATCCAGGTGGTCTCGCTGCCCCTGCTCAAGCCCCAGGTGCGGTACAGCTGCATCCGCCGGGAGGACGTCAGCGGCATCGCCTCCTGCGTTTTCACCAAATACGGCCAAG GTTTCTACCTGATCTCACCCTCCGAGTTTGAGcgcttctctctctccaccaagTGGCTGGTTGAGCCCCGGTGCCTGGTGGATTCAGCAGAAACGAAGAACCACAGCCGTCTCCGCGACAAATCGGGCCCTGAGAAGGCCTTGGGCCGAGCCAG GAACTCAGGGAGCCAGAGTGATGGAGAGG AGAGGAGGTCGAGCCCCATGATGGAGCACGCCCTGCTCAATGACGAGA gCGTCCTGAAGGAGATCCAGAGCACGCTGGAGGGGGGCCGAGG GAGCTGTGGTGATTGGCGTTCCCAGCGAGTGGCCGTGGGGTACGGCCTCAGCAACGGGGGAG GATGCTCCTGA
- the LLGL2 gene encoding LLGL scribble cell polarity complex component 2 isoform X2 yields the protein MRRFLRPGHDPARERLKRDLFQFNKTVEHGFPHQPSALGYSPSLRILAIGTRSGAVKLYGAPGVEFMGLHHENNAVVQIHFLPGQCQLVTLLDDNSLHLWSLKVKGGVSELQEDECFTLRGPPGAAPSATQITVVLPHSSCQLLYLGTESGSVFVVQLPAFRVLEDRTISSDAVLQRLPEEVCHRRAFEMVEALQEHPRDPNQILVGYSRGLVVIWDLQGSCVLCHFLSSQQLENVCWQRDGHLIVSCHSDGSYCQWPVSSDTLQPEPLRSCVPYGPFPCKAITKIFWLTTKQGLPFTIFQGGMPRASYGDRHCISVVHNGQQTAFDFTSRVIDFTVLIEANPEAAFDDPYALVVLAEEELVVIDLQTAGWPPVQPPYLASLHCSAITCSHHVSNIPLKLWERIIAAGSRQNTHFSTMEWPIDGGTSLAPAPPQRDLLLTGHEDGTVRFWDASGVCLRLLYKLSTVRVFLTDTDPNESLNAQGEDEWPPLHKVGSFDPYSDDPRLGIQKIFLCKYSGYLAVAGTAGQVLVLELNDEEAEHAVEQVEADLLQDQEGYRWKGHERLCARPGPVHFEPGFQPFVLVQCQPPAVVTSLALHSEWRLVAFGTSHGFGLFDHQQRRQVFVKCTLHPNDQLALEGPLSRVKSLKKSLRQSFRRIRRSRVSSRKRRPAGPPGEVQEGSSRAERTGLQNMELAPVQRKIEARSAEDSFTGFVRTLYFADTYLRDSSRHCPSLWAGTNGGTVYAFALRVPPAERRMDEPVRAEQAKEIQLMHRAPVVGILVLDGHSVPLPEPLEVAHDLSKSPDMQGSHQLLVVSEEQFKVFTLPKVSARLKLKLTALEGSRVRRVSAARFGSCRAEDYGEHHLAVLTNLGDIQVVSLPLLKPQVRYSCIRREDVSGIASCVFTKYGQGFYLISPSEFERFSLSTKWLVEPRCLVDSAETKNHSRLRDKSGPEKALGRARNSGSQSDGEGVLKEIQSTLEGGRGSCGDWRSQRVAVGYGLSNGGGCS from the exons ACGGTGGAGCATGGCTTCCCGCACCAGCCCAGCGCCCTCGGCTACAGCCCCTCTCTGCGCATCCTGGCCATCGGCACCCGCTCCGGAGCCGTCAAGCT CTATGGTGCCCCGGGGGTGGAGTTCATGGGCCTGCACCATGAGAACAACGCGGTAGTGCAGATCCACTTCCTGCCTGGCCAG TGCCAGCTGGTCACCCTGCTGGACGACAACAGCCTGCACCTGTGGAGCCTGAAGGTCAAAGGCGGGGTGTCAGAGCTGCAGGAAGATGAGTGTTTCACGCTGCGTGGCCCCCCAGG GGCCGCCCCCAGTGCCACGCAGATCACAGTGGTCCTGCCGCATTCCTCCTGCCAGCTGCTCTACCTGGGCACCGAGAGCGGCAGTGTGTTCGTGGTGCAGCTGCCGGCTTTCCGCGTGCTGGAGGACCGGACGATCAGCTCCGATGCCGTGCTGCAGCG GTTGCCAGAGGAGGTCTGCCACAGGCGGGCATTTGAGATGGTGGAGGCTCTGCAGGAACATCCCCGGGACCCCAACCAGATCCTCGTCGGCTACAGCCGGGGCCTTGTCGTCATCTGGGACCTACAGGGCAGCTGTGTGCTCTGTCATTTCCTCAGCAGCCAG CAACTGGAGAACGTCTGCTGGCAGCGGGACGGGCATCTGATTGTCAGCTGCCATTCTGACGGCAGCTACTGCCAGTGGCCCGTGTCCAGTGACACCCTGCAACCGGAGCCCCTGCGCAGCTGTGTGCCTTACG gcCCCTTTCCTTGCAAAGCTATTACCAAAATCTTCTGGCTGACCACCAAGCAGGG GTTGCCCTTCACCATCTTCCAGGGCGGCATGCCACGGGCCAGCTATGGGGACCGCCACTGCATCTCAGTGGTCCACAACGGCCAGCAGACAGCCTTTGACTTCACCTCCCGTGTCATCGACTTCACTGTCCTCATCGAGGCGAACCCTGAGGCTG CCTTTGATGACCCCTATGCCCTGGTAGTGCTGGCTGAGGAGGAGCTGGTCGTGATTGACCTGCAGACGGCTGGTTGGCCGCCGGTCCAGCCTCCCTACCTGGCCTCCCTGCACTGCTCCGCCATCACCTGCTCCCACCATGTCTCCAACATCCCCCTGAAGCTGTGGGAGCGCATCATCGCTGCCGGCAGCCGGCAGAACACACACTTCTCCACCATG GAGTGGCCCATTGACGGTGGCACCAGcctggccccggccccgccccagaGAGACCTGCTGCTCACGGG GCACGAGGACGGCACAGTGCGGTTCTGGGATGCCTCGGGCGTCTGCTTGCGGCTGCTCTACAAACTCAGCACGGTACGGGTGTTCCTCACCGACACAGACCCCAACGAGAGCCTCAATGCCCAGGGTGAGGACGAGTGGCCCCCCCTCCACAAG GTGGGCTCCTTCGACCCCTACAGTGACGATCCTCGGCTGGGCATCCAGAAGATTTTCCTCTGCAAATACAGTGGCTACCTGGCTGTGGCCGGCACAGCAGGGCAG GTGCTGGTGCTGGAGCTGAATGACGAGGAGGCGGAGCACGCCGTGGAGCAGGTGGAGGCCGACTTGCTGCAGGACCAGGAGGGCTACCGCTGGAAGGGGCACGAGCGCCTGTGTGCCCGCCCAGGGCCCGTGCACTTCGAGCCCGGCTTCCAGCCCTTTGTGTTGGTGCAGTGCCAGCCCCCGGCTGTGGTCACCTCCTTGGCCCTGCACTCCGAGTGGCGGCTTGTGGCCTTCGGCACCAGCCACGGCTTTGGCCTCTTTGACCACCAGCAGCGGCGGCAGGTCTTTGTCAA GTGCACGCTGCACCCCAATGACCAGCTAGCCTTGGAGGGCCCGCTGTCCCGTGTGAAGTCCCTAAAGAAGTCCCTGCGCCAGTCCTTCCGCCGGATACGTCGCAGCCGGGTGTCCAGCAGGAAGCGGCGGCCTGCTGGCCCTCCGGGAGAG GTGCAGGAGGGGAGCAGCAGGGCAGAGAGGACTGGCCTGCAGAACATGGAGCTGGCGCCCGTGCAGCGCAAGATCGAGGCCCGCTCGGCGGAGGACTCCTTCACGGGCTTTGTCCGGACCCTCTACTTCGCTGACACCTACCTGAGGGACA GCTCCCGCCACTGCCCCTCGCTGTGGGCTGGCACCAATGGAGGTACCGTCTACGCCTTTGCCCTGCGCGTGCCCCCGGCCGAGCGGAGAATGGATGAGCCGGTGCGGGCGGAGCAGG CCAAGGAGATCCAGCTGATGCACCGAGCGCCCGTGGTGGGCATCCTGGTGCTGGACGGACACAGCGTGCCCCTTCCCGAGCCCCTGGAAGTGGCCCACGACCTGTCAAAGAGCCCCGACATGCAGGGAAGCCACCAGCTGCTTGTCGTGTCGGAGGAGCAGTTCAAG GTGTTCACGCTGCCCAAGGTCAGCGCCAGGCTGAAGCTGAAGCTGACCGCCCTGGAGGGCTCGCGGGTGCGGCGGGTCAGCGCGGCCCGCTTCGGCAGCTGTCGAGCCGAGGACTACGGGGAGCACCACCTGGCCGTCCTCACCAACCTGGGCGACATCCAGGTGGTCTCGCTGCCCCTGCTCAAGCCCCAGGTGCGGTACAGCTGCATCCGCCGGGAGGACGTCAGCGGCATCGCCTCCTGCGTTTTCACCAAATACGGCCAAG GTTTCTACCTGATCTCACCCTCCGAGTTTGAGcgcttctctctctccaccaagTGGCTGGTTGAGCCCCGGTGCCTGGTGGATTCAGCAGAAACGAAGAACCACAGCCGTCTCCGCGACAAATCGGGCCCTGAGAAGGCCTTGGGCCGAGCCAG GAACTCAGGGAGCCAGAGTGATGGAGAGG gCGTCCTGAAGGAGATCCAGAGCACGCTGGAGGGGGGCCGAGG GAGCTGTGGTGATTGGCGTTCCCAGCGAGTGGCCGTGGGGTACGGCCTCAGCAACGGGGGAG GATGCTCCTGA
- the LLGL2 gene encoding LLGL scribble cell polarity complex component 2 isoform X4, which translates to MRRFLRPGHDPARERLKRDLFQFNKTVEHGFPHQPSALGYSPSLRILAIGTRSGAVKLYGAPGVEFMGLHHENNAVVQIHFLPGQCQLVTLLDDNSLHLWSLKVKGGVSELQEDECFTLRGPPGAAPSATQITVVLPHSSCQLLYLGTESGSVFVVQLPAFRVLEDRTISSDAVLQRLPEEVCHRRAFEMVEALQEHPRDPNQILVGYSRGLVVIWDLQGSCVLCHFLSSQQLENVCWQRDGHLIVSCHSDGSYCQWPVSSDTLQPEPLRSCVPYGPFPCKAITKIFWLTTKQGLPFTIFQGGMPRASYGDRHCISVVHNGQQTAFDFTSRVIDFTVLIEANPEAAFDDPYALVVLAEEELVVIDLQTAGWPPVQPPYLASLHCSAITCSHHVSNIPLKLWERIIAAGSRQNTHFSTMEWPIDGGTSLAPAPPQRDLLLTGRALPTGTRTAQCGSGMPRASACGCSTNSARYGCSSPTQTPTRASMPRVRTSGPPSTRWAPSTPTVTILGWASRRFSSANTVATWLWPAQQGRCWCWS; encoded by the exons ACGGTGGAGCATGGCTTCCCGCACCAGCCCAGCGCCCTCGGCTACAGCCCCTCTCTGCGCATCCTGGCCATCGGCACCCGCTCCGGAGCCGTCAAGCT CTATGGTGCCCCGGGGGTGGAGTTCATGGGCCTGCACCATGAGAACAACGCGGTAGTGCAGATCCACTTCCTGCCTGGCCAG TGCCAGCTGGTCACCCTGCTGGACGACAACAGCCTGCACCTGTGGAGCCTGAAGGTCAAAGGCGGGGTGTCAGAGCTGCAGGAAGATGAGTGTTTCACGCTGCGTGGCCCCCCAGG GGCCGCCCCCAGTGCCACGCAGATCACAGTGGTCCTGCCGCATTCCTCCTGCCAGCTGCTCTACCTGGGCACCGAGAGCGGCAGTGTGTTCGTGGTGCAGCTGCCGGCTTTCCGCGTGCTGGAGGACCGGACGATCAGCTCCGATGCCGTGCTGCAGCG GTTGCCAGAGGAGGTCTGCCACAGGCGGGCATTTGAGATGGTGGAGGCTCTGCAGGAACATCCCCGGGACCCCAACCAGATCCTCGTCGGCTACAGCCGGGGCCTTGTCGTCATCTGGGACCTACAGGGCAGCTGTGTGCTCTGTCATTTCCTCAGCAGCCAG CAACTGGAGAACGTCTGCTGGCAGCGGGACGGGCATCTGATTGTCAGCTGCCATTCTGACGGCAGCTACTGCCAGTGGCCCGTGTCCAGTGACACCCTGCAACCGGAGCCCCTGCGCAGCTGTGTGCCTTACG gcCCCTTTCCTTGCAAAGCTATTACCAAAATCTTCTGGCTGACCACCAAGCAGGG GTTGCCCTTCACCATCTTCCAGGGCGGCATGCCACGGGCCAGCTATGGGGACCGCCACTGCATCTCAGTGGTCCACAACGGCCAGCAGACAGCCTTTGACTTCACCTCCCGTGTCATCGACTTCACTGTCCTCATCGAGGCGAACCCTGAGGCTG CCTTTGATGACCCCTATGCCCTGGTAGTGCTGGCTGAGGAGGAGCTGGTCGTGATTGACCTGCAGACGGCTGGTTGGCCGCCGGTCCAGCCTCCCTACCTGGCCTCCCTGCACTGCTCCGCCATCACCTGCTCCCACCATGTCTCCAACATCCCCCTGAAGCTGTGGGAGCGCATCATCGCTGCCGGCAGCCGGCAGAACACACACTTCTCCACCATG GAGTGGCCCATTGACGGTGGCACCAGcctggccccggccccgccccagaGAGACCTGCTGCTCACGGG GCGGGCTCTGCCCACAGGCACGAGGACGGCACAGTGCGGTTCTGGGATGCCTCGGGCGTCTGCTTGCGGCTGCTCTACAAACTCAGCACGGTACGGGTGTTCCTCACCGACACAGACCCCAACGAGAGCCTCAATGCCCAGGGTGAGGACGAGTGGCCCCCCCTCCACAAG GTGGGCTCCTTCGACCCCTACAGTGACGATCCTCGGCTGGGCATCCAGAAGATTTTCCTCTGCAAATACAGTGGCTACCTGGCTGTGGCCGGCACAGCAGGGCAG GTGCTGGTGCTGGAGCTGA
- the LLGL2 gene encoding LLGL scribble cell polarity complex component 2 isoform X5 yields the protein MRRFLRPGHDPARERLKRDLFQFNKTVEHGFPHQPSALGYSPSLRILAIGTRSGAVKLYGAPGVEFMGLHHENNAVVQIHFLPGQCQLVTLLDDNSLHLWSLKVKGGVSELQEDECFTLRGPPGAAPSATQITVVLPHSSCQLLYLGTESGSVFVVQLPAFRVLEDRTISSDAVLQRLPEEVCHRRAFEMVEALQEHPRDPNQILVGYSRGLVVIWDLQGSCVLCHFLSSQQLENVCWQRDGHLIVSCHSDGSYCQWPVSSDTLQPEPLRSCVPYGPFPCKAITKIFWLTTKQGLPFTIFQGGMPRASYGDRHCISVVHNGQQTAFDFTSRVIDFTVLIEANPEAGRRAGPLMTPMPW from the exons ACGGTGGAGCATGGCTTCCCGCACCAGCCCAGCGCCCTCGGCTACAGCCCCTCTCTGCGCATCCTGGCCATCGGCACCCGCTCCGGAGCCGTCAAGCT CTATGGTGCCCCGGGGGTGGAGTTCATGGGCCTGCACCATGAGAACAACGCGGTAGTGCAGATCCACTTCCTGCCTGGCCAG TGCCAGCTGGTCACCCTGCTGGACGACAACAGCCTGCACCTGTGGAGCCTGAAGGTCAAAGGCGGGGTGTCAGAGCTGCAGGAAGATGAGTGTTTCACGCTGCGTGGCCCCCCAGG GGCCGCCCCCAGTGCCACGCAGATCACAGTGGTCCTGCCGCATTCCTCCTGCCAGCTGCTCTACCTGGGCACCGAGAGCGGCAGTGTGTTCGTGGTGCAGCTGCCGGCTTTCCGCGTGCTGGAGGACCGGACGATCAGCTCCGATGCCGTGCTGCAGCG GTTGCCAGAGGAGGTCTGCCACAGGCGGGCATTTGAGATGGTGGAGGCTCTGCAGGAACATCCCCGGGACCCCAACCAGATCCTCGTCGGCTACAGCCGGGGCCTTGTCGTCATCTGGGACCTACAGGGCAGCTGTGTGCTCTGTCATTTCCTCAGCAGCCAG CAACTGGAGAACGTCTGCTGGCAGCGGGACGGGCATCTGATTGTCAGCTGCCATTCTGACGGCAGCTACTGCCAGTGGCCCGTGTCCAGTGACACCCTGCAACCGGAGCCCCTGCGCAGCTGTGTGCCTTACG gcCCCTTTCCTTGCAAAGCTATTACCAAAATCTTCTGGCTGACCACCAAGCAGGG GTTGCCCTTCACCATCTTCCAGGGCGGCATGCCACGGGCCAGCTATGGGGACCGCCACTGCATCTCAGTGGTCCACAACGGCCAGCAGACAGCCTTTGACTTCACCTCCCGTGTCATCGACTTCACTGTCCTCATCGAGGCGAACCCTGAGGCTGGTAGGCGAGCGGGA CCTTTGATGACCCCTATGCCCTGGTAG